AATTGAGTTTATCTTTCATTTGCATCACCTCTAATAATAAATAATAAATCATAATAATTGTTTATATCACTTTTATGATACATATAAAATAATACAAAAATAATAAATTATATTACAAGTTTTTTATATCTTAGATAATATATTTTATAAAAACGCCTTTTATTTAATAAAAGATTAATAAAAGTTATCTTAAATATTTAATTAAAATATTTTTCATATACTTTAATAATATGACCTTTTATGTTATAATTGATACCACCACCAGGTATATTAAAGAGGAGGGAATTATTTGAATAATTTTGGCCTACAACAAAATGTTACCTATTTGACAGCTTTTACTGGAGGTTTAATATCTTTTTTAAGCCCTTGTATAATACCTTTAATTCCTATTTTTTTTAGTATTTTAATAACTGATATTAAGAAACCTCGTATAGTTATAAAAAGAAGTATAGGATTTTTTTTAGGATTATCTTTATTTTTTTCTATTCTTGGGGTTATATCGGGAAGTATTTCTCTATTATTCGCAAAATATAAATGGTTAATAGATTTATTTGGAGGAATTTTGATAATTATATTTGGAATAATTTATATTTTAAAAATTCAAATTTTTAAAAATACAAATATTAATCTATCAAAATTCAAAAATGATTCATTTGTTTCATCATTTATAATGGGTATAATAATATCTTTTGTTTGGATTCCTTGTTCTGGTCCAATATTAGCCGCTATTTTTACAATGGCCGCAACAAGCGAAAATGTTATTAAATCTTCAATAACTTTATTTTTATATTCGCTTGGAATATCTATTCCATTTTTATTTTTAAGTGGTTTTATAAGTAAACTTTTTTCAAAAATAAGTTTTGGAGAACCTAAATGGCAAAAACACCTCAGAATCATAGGCGGCTCTATTTTGATTATTGTTGGAATTTTAATAAGTACAGGTTTTTTTAATATTTTACAGGGGGTATAATGATGAATAAAAACTTTTTAATTTTTTTATCTTTCATATTTATATTTTTATTTTCTTTTTCAAATGATTCTTTAAAAGATTTTATGATAAATGATTTTAATAATGGTATAGAGATCTCAAAATTAATGGATAGAAATCTTATTTTGATGTTTTCAACTAATAAATGTCCAGCATGTACGAAGTTTAAAAATGAAGTTTTAAAGAATGAAGAAGTACAAAAATGGCTAAAAACAGAATATATTTTTGTTGAAATTTTACCAGATTCTTCAAAAAAAACTACTTATAAAAACTATAATTTAAATTATACACAATTATTTAGTGTTTTTAATGCAAGAAGTACTCCAACATTCATTTTTTTTGATGATAATGTTGAACCTATAGGTAGTTTAATTGGAGCTTATCCGTCAGAAATTTTTCTAAATCTATTAAAATTTTTAAAATATGATAATGATGAAAATATTGAAATAAATGAATTCATGGAAAAGAATATACCAGTAAATATAAGAAAAAGAATTTTAAATTTAAAAGATGAAGAGATTGAAAAAC
This genomic stretch from Oceanotoga teriensis harbors:
- a CDS encoding cytochrome c biogenesis CcdA family protein; this encodes MNNFGLQQNVTYLTAFTGGLISFLSPCIIPLIPIFFSILITDIKKPRIVIKRSIGFFLGLSLFFSILGVISGSISLLFAKYKWLIDLFGGILIIIFGIIYILKIQIFKNTNINLSKFKNDSFVSSFIMGIIISFVWIPCSGPILAAIFTMAATSENVIKSSITLFLYSLGISIPFLFLSGFISKLFSKISFGEPKWQKHLRIIGGSILIIVGILISTGFFNILQGV
- a CDS encoding thioredoxin family protein, whose protein sequence is MNKNFLIFLSFIFIFLFSFSNDSLKDFMINDFNNGIEISKLMDRNLILMFSTNKCPACTKFKNEVLKNEEVQKWLKTEYIFVEILPDSSKKTTYKNYNLNYTQLFSVFNARSTPTFIFFDDNVEPIGSLIGAYPSEIFLNLLKFLKYDNDENIEINEFMEKNIPVNIRKRILNLKDEEIEKLLKIDPNTKKVSKNLDKYTNIYLDDDLNDNNYNNFIILKKE